A single region of the Streptomyces sp. NBC_01803 genome encodes:
- the folP gene encoding dihydropteroate synthase, whose product MGVVNVTPDSFSDGGRSFAPESAVAHGLALLEQGADIVDVGGESTRPGAARPPVEEELRRVLPVVRELATAGGIVSVDTMRAEVAARALDAGARLINDVSGGLADPRMLPLMARAATPYVVMHWRGHAADMQVNANYDDVVTGVVDELSLRVEAALRAGIPPGYLIIDPGLGFAKTPEHNWELLGRLGEVGALGHPVLVGASRKSFLGRLLADPTTGHPRPARSRDAATAAVSVLAAAQGAWCLRVHDVASTLDAVRVTARWGVEAAASAQPPVRRRPGSRRVGV is encoded by the coding sequence ATGGGCGTGGTGAACGTCACGCCGGACTCGTTCTCCGACGGCGGGCGGTCGTTCGCTCCGGAATCCGCTGTCGCGCACGGACTGGCGCTGCTTGAGCAGGGAGCGGACATCGTGGACGTGGGCGGTGAGTCCACCCGCCCCGGCGCCGCCCGCCCGCCGGTCGAGGAGGAATTGCGGCGTGTCTTGCCCGTCGTCCGGGAACTCGCCACGGCAGGCGGGATCGTCAGCGTTGACACCATGCGGGCCGAAGTCGCCGCCCGCGCTCTCGATGCGGGTGCACGGCTCATCAATGACGTCTCAGGTGGCCTTGCCGACCCCAGGATGCTCCCCCTGATGGCGCGGGCCGCCACGCCGTACGTGGTGATGCACTGGCGCGGACACGCCGCCGACATGCAGGTGAACGCGAACTATGACGACGTCGTCACCGGTGTGGTCGACGAGTTGAGCCTGCGGGTCGAGGCCGCGCTGCGAGCGGGGATCCCGCCCGGCTACCTGATCATCGACCCTGGGCTGGGCTTCGCCAAGACGCCCGAGCACAACTGGGAGCTGCTGGGTCGTCTCGGGGAGGTTGGCGCGCTGGGTCATCCCGTCCTGGTGGGCGCGTCACGCAAGTCGTTCCTGGGCCGTTTGCTGGCGGATCCAACAACGGGGCACCCGCGCCCCGCGCGGTCGCGGGACGCCGCGACCGCCGCCGTTTCCGTGCTCGCCGCCGCGCAGGGCGCCTGGTGCCTGCGTGTGCACGATGTGGCCTCGACGCTCGACGCGGTGCGGGTGACTGCCCGCTGGGGCGTCGAGGCGGCAGCCTCGGCGCAACCGCCTGTGCGCCGCCGACCCGGTTCTCGACGTGTGGGCGTCTGA